The Halorientalis sp. IM1011 genome window below encodes:
- a CDS encoding ATP-binding protein — MTGQEFVIGRGQDLDAGPSGRLGAYRALDGSEGAPLYLDLDNPHAMLVVGKRGYGKSYTLGVVAESLARAHGVAPVIVDPMDVFTTLAEPTRGDAEPVPAEVIDEPAVAPSALDPRSWCALLGLPPESGAGGLVWQAAGEADTLDGMYAHIEATDAPDVDKRAASNHVDMADEWGVFDADGLTAADLAGPEITVIDVAGMDTDPMNAVARGIGEALYRARETEAIDRLPWLLIDEAHTFFQGVAQSSLETILTRGRAPGVSLVMATQRPSAVPEVGISQSDVLVSHRLTSEADLEALQAAQPTYMNTSLADEDRMPTETGEVVIVDDATETIHAARIRRRDTPHGGDSPSASDVEVGGSSEDAAGDD; from the coding sequence GTGACAGGCCAGGAGTTCGTCATCGGGCGCGGGCAGGACCTCGACGCTGGGCCGTCGGGCCGGCTGGGTGCCTATCGGGCACTCGACGGGAGCGAGGGGGCACCGCTGTATCTCGATCTGGACAACCCCCACGCCATGCTGGTCGTCGGCAAGCGCGGGTACGGGAAGTCCTACACGCTGGGCGTCGTCGCGGAGTCGCTGGCGCGGGCCCACGGCGTCGCGCCGGTGATCGTCGACCCGATGGACGTGTTCACCACGCTCGCCGAGCCGACGCGGGGCGACGCGGAGCCGGTGCCCGCCGAAGTGATCGACGAGCCCGCAGTCGCGCCCTCCGCGCTGGATCCGCGGTCGTGGTGTGCGTTGCTGGGACTGCCGCCCGAGAGCGGGGCGGGTGGGCTCGTCTGGCAGGCCGCAGGCGAGGCCGACACGCTCGACGGAATGTACGCCCACATCGAGGCCACGGACGCGCCGGACGTGGACAAGCGGGCGGCGAGCAACCACGTCGACATGGCCGACGAATGGGGCGTGTTCGACGCCGACGGGCTGACGGCCGCCGATCTGGCGGGGCCCGAGATCACGGTGATCGACGTCGCGGGGATGGACACCGACCCGATGAACGCCGTGGCCCGGGGCATCGGCGAGGCGCTGTATCGGGCCCGCGAGACCGAGGCAATCGACCGCCTGCCGTGGCTGCTGATCGACGAGGCACACACCTTCTTCCAGGGGGTCGCCCAGTCGTCACTGGAGACGATCCTCACGCGTGGGCGTGCGCCCGGTGTCAGTCTCGTCATGGCGACCCAGCGGCCGAGTGCGGTGCCGGAGGTCGGCATCTCCCAGTCGGACGTGCTGGTCTCCCACCGGCTGACCTCCGAGGCGGACCTGGAGGCCCTGCAGGCGGCCCAGCCGACGTACATGAACACCTCGCTCGCCGACGAGGACCGGATGCCCACCGAAACCGGCGAGGTCGTCATCGTCGACGACGCGACGGAGACGATCCACGCTGCCCGGATCCGGCGGCGGGACACCCCCCACGGCGGGGACAGTCCCAGCGCCAGCGACGTGGAGGTCGGCGGGTCGAGTGAGGACGCGGCGGGCGACGACTGA
- a CDS encoding BatA domain-containing protein: MALGDVFAAPLGLAALAALVPLLVLYLIQPDPRELPLPTVAFLQSDPDEGGTNPILERLRRNLLLLLQVLAIVLLAVGLAAPYVTTTREVSAQPTVLVVDASASMATETGDGTRFAEAVATAKESVGTPTTVVVAGESVRTPVAEADPEDARSALDGVRVTHAPGDLRGAIERARELAGSESRVLVFSDFAGGTGQGAAGWKQAAASVRASGATLSLRQFDAGPTENVGIVGRSFEDRQVIFRVANTGATEAERTLTFAGRSETVSLQPGDRRSVAFPLPTASATARLDGSDAFPVDDRVPVAVPDERAEDTLLVTNGDNRNLRTALAVIPTVNVTVREPPVSTTGDYDAVVFADVVPDRVLGATVETARETAADGGGVLIQSQRNVDAVGYGDLLPVTPGEVRESGGIGNVTSHPVTTGFDFPAPDHHLGATATGTSLVTLSDGSPLLAAGGYEGGRTLYYGYLPNQTAFRYDYRYPVFWKRAIHWLAGRPSLSDLNRETGTTLQLDEETTVETPTGQRTTATVQIDRVGTYRTADQRVSAALLSPGESNVSAAAVDAGSDEGSDGGPTTGEQVRQDLTPLVLLGLLGLLGAELGYLRRRGDI; encoded by the coding sequence ATGGCGCTCGGTGACGTCTTCGCCGCCCCGCTCGGGCTGGCCGCGCTCGCCGCCCTCGTCCCGCTGCTCGTGCTGTACCTGATCCAGCCGGATCCGCGGGAACTCCCCCTGCCGACCGTCGCGTTCCTCCAGTCCGACCCGGACGAGGGCGGCACGAACCCGATTCTGGAGCGACTGCGCCGGAACCTCCTCCTGCTGTTGCAGGTGCTCGCCATCGTCCTGCTCGCGGTCGGACTCGCCGCGCCGTACGTGACGACGACGCGTGAGGTCAGCGCCCAGCCCACGGTGCTCGTGGTCGACGCTTCCGCGAGCATGGCGACCGAGACGGGCGACGGGACCCGCTTCGCCGAAGCCGTCGCGACCGCGAAGGAGTCCGTCGGCACGCCGACGACGGTCGTCGTCGCCGGGGAATCCGTCCGGACGCCGGTCGCCGAGGCCGACCCCGAGGATGCGCGCTCGGCCCTCGACGGGGTACGTGTCACGCACGCGCCCGGGGACCTCCGCGGAGCCATCGAGCGCGCCCGTGAACTCGCCGGTTCCGAGAGTCGCGTCCTCGTGTTCAGCGACTTCGCCGGCGGCACCGGACAGGGTGCGGCCGGCTGGAAACAGGCCGCCGCGTCGGTCCGTGCCAGCGGCGCGACGCTTTCCCTCCGGCAGTTCGACGCGGGGCCGACCGAGAACGTCGGTATCGTCGGCCGGTCGTTCGAGGACCGGCAGGTCATCTTCCGTGTCGCGAACACCGGGGCGACCGAGGCCGAGCGGACCCTGACGTTCGCCGGCCGCTCCGAGACGGTGTCGCTCCAGCCCGGCGACCGGCGCTCGGTCGCCTTCCCGCTGCCCACCGCGTCGGCGACCGCACGGCTGGACGGGAGCGACGCGTTCCCGGTCGACGACCGCGTGCCCGTCGCCGTGCCCGACGAGCGGGCCGAGGACACCCTGCTCGTGACCAACGGGGACAACCGGAATCTCCGGACGGCACTGGCGGTGATCCCGACGGTGAACGTGACCGTCCGGGAGCCCCCCGTGTCGACGACCGGCGACTACGACGCCGTGGTGTTCGCCGACGTGGTCCCCGATCGAGTGCTCGGGGCGACCGTCGAGACCGCCCGGGAAACCGCCGCGGACGGCGGGGGCGTCCTGATCCAGAGCCAGCGCAACGTCGACGCGGTCGGCTACGGGGACCTGTTGCCGGTCACGCCCGGCGAGGTACGGGAATCCGGCGGCATCGGCAACGTCACCAGCCACCCCGTGACCACCGGCTTCGACTTCCCGGCACCGGACCACCACCTCGGCGCGACGGCGACCGGGACCTCGCTGGTGACCCTGTCCGATGGCTCGCCGCTGCTGGCCGCCGGCGGGTACGAGGGCGGCCGGACGCTGTACTACGGCTACCTGCCCAACCAGACGGCCTTCCGCTACGACTACCGCTATCCCGTGTTCTGGAAGCGGGCGATCCACTGGCTGGCCGGCCGGCCCTCGCTGTCCGATCTGAACCGCGAAACCGGGACGACGCTCCAGCTGGACGAGGAGACGACCGTCGAGACGCCGACCGGCCAGCGGACGACCGCGACGGTGCAGATCGATCGCGTCGGCACCTACCGGACCGCGGATCAGCGGGTCAGCGCGGCCCTGCTCTCCCCCGGCGAGTCGAACGTGAGTGCCGCCGCCGTGGATGCAGGCAGCGACGAGGGAAGCGACGGCGGTCCCACGACCGGCGAACAGGTACGCCAGGACCTCACGCCGCTGGTCCTGCTCGGCCTGCTCGGACTGCTCGGGGCCGAACTGGGCTATCTCCGTCGGCGGGGTGACATCTGA
- a CDS encoding helix-turn-helix domain-containing protein yields the protein MSGTPSIEQADSVVEVEFAVRNDDYPFVSVTDREPCVFELAEMVPRGDGDYAEFFNVRGIDPDRILSLATGAETPDVSLLETYETGGLFEFNTSEFCPAVRLAELGALPREVTAADGEGRIVAEVPPRFDPADIVETFLDATAEISLVSKRRKESFSPLFSESVFQQVLDERLTERQREVLRAAYEAGYYEWPRECTGADVADELGIASATFSEHIHAAERKLLMLLFDCASGRQ from the coding sequence ATGTCCGGGACCCCCTCCATAGAGCAGGCCGACTCCGTCGTCGAGGTCGAGTTTGCGGTCCGTAACGACGACTATCCGTTCGTCTCGGTGACGGATCGGGAGCCCTGCGTCTTCGAACTCGCCGAGATGGTACCCCGCGGCGACGGGGACTACGCCGAGTTCTTCAACGTGCGAGGAATCGACCCGGACCGGATCCTCTCGCTCGCGACCGGAGCGGAGACGCCGGACGTATCGCTCCTCGAAACCTACGAGACGGGCGGGTTGTTCGAGTTCAACACCAGCGAGTTCTGTCCGGCGGTCAGGCTCGCGGAACTGGGCGCACTGCCGCGGGAAGTCACGGCCGCGGACGGGGAGGGGCGCATCGTCGCCGAGGTTCCGCCGCGGTTCGACCCGGCCGACATCGTCGAGACGTTTCTGGACGCGACGGCCGAGATCAGCCTCGTCTCCAAGCGGCGCAAGGAATCGTTCTCGCCGCTCTTCTCGGAATCGGTGTTCCAGCAGGTCCTCGACGAACGACTCACGGAGCGCCAGCGGGAGGTCCTCCGGGCGGCCTACGAGGCCGGCTACTACGAGTGGCCCCGGGAGTGTACAGGGGCCGACGTGGCCGACGAACTGGGAATCGCCTCCGCGACGTTCTCGGAGCACATCCACGCCGCCGAACGCAAGTTGCTGATGTTGCTGTTCGACTGCGCTTCGGGCCGGCAGTGA
- a CDS encoding AAA family ATPase — protein sequence MIAIAGAKGGCGKTTATLGLAQAFARAGTPALAVDADRQLPNLHVTADVDREPTAAALDEGTDVTALAQQTAGSPSVGVLPAPKPSDTVDLGTALGTIEQDSTAVFVDCPSGAGPDIVEPLSAADGVVVVSTPTERSLTAAETTVDIARRLEVPVEGLLLNQCDSVPADVKSDFDVPVLGAVPEREPPLAAEDARTAFDRAAAHLLDAATDPEPVATAPDAENRLPTGIDALDRAFGGGFQPGTVVALTAAPESQSELLLHELTTERGTLYLSTERSEDTVRYAIEESMASAGSPTVRHLDAGNPLVKAEELIGNLPEGANLIVDPVDALERGDRSDYVSFLNTLVEHTRVTDSIAVLHCLDSAPANRSATAQFADVVVDLESEVGDGGLRHELRVSKSRRDGLPTDPIGIDLTTEATLGRSE from the coding sequence ATGATCGCCATCGCTGGCGCGAAGGGTGGATGCGGCAAGACGACGGCGACGCTGGGGCTGGCCCAGGCCTTCGCCCGGGCCGGCACGCCGGCGCTCGCCGTCGACGCCGACCGACAGCTCCCCAATCTCCACGTCACCGCCGACGTGGACCGGGAACCGACCGCCGCAGCTCTGGACGAGGGGACCGACGTGACCGCCCTGGCACAGCAGACCGCGGGCTCGCCGAGCGTCGGCGTCCTCCCGGCACCGAAGCCCTCCGACACGGTTGACCTGGGGACCGCCCTCGGAACCATCGAACAGGACTCGACAGCGGTGTTCGTCGACTGTCCCTCCGGGGCCGGCCCGGACATCGTCGAACCGCTGTCGGCGGCCGACGGCGTCGTCGTCGTCTCCACGCCCACCGAGCGGAGCCTCACCGCCGCCGAGACCACCGTCGACATCGCCCGCCGGCTGGAGGTGCCCGTCGAAGGCCTGCTGTTGAACCAGTGTGACTCGGTTCCCGCCGACGTGAAATCCGACTTCGACGTGCCGGTGCTGGGGGCCGTCCCCGAGCGTGAGCCTCCGCTCGCGGCCGAGGACGCCCGGACGGCCTTCGACCGCGCGGCCGCCCACCTCCTCGACGCGGCGACCGACCCGGAACCGGTCGCGACCGCGCCCGACGCCGAGAACCGCCTCCCGACCGGCATCGACGCCCTCGATCGGGCCTTCGGCGGCGGGTTCCAGCCCGGGACCGTCGTCGCCCTGACCGCCGCACCCGAGAGCCAGTCGGAGCTGTTGCTCCACGAGTTGACGACCGAGCGCGGCACGCTCTACCTCTCGACCGAGCGGAGCGAGGACACCGTCCGGTACGCCATCGAGGAGTCGATGGCCAGCGCCGGCAGTCCGACAGTCCGGCACCTCGACGCCGGGAACCCCCTGGTCAAAGCCGAAGAGCTGATCGGCAACCTCCCCGAGGGGGCGAACCTGATCGTCGACCCCGTCGACGCCCTGGAACGGGGCGATCGGAGCGACTACGTGAGCTTCCTGAACACACTGGTCGAACACACCCGTGTCACGGACAGTATCGCCGTCCTGCACTGTCTCGACTCCGCGCCGGCGAACCGCTCGGCCACGGCGCAGTTCGCCGACGTGGTCGTCGACCTGGAGTCCGAGGTGGGGGATGGCGGACTGAGACACGAACTCCGCGTCAGCAAATCGCGCCGGGACGGACTCCCGACCGACCCCATCGGGATCGACCTTACGACCGAGGCGACGCTGGGTCGCAGCGAGTAG
- a CDS encoding TrkA C-terminal domain-containing protein: protein MIDVVLLQSLAGDWTKRSLVHILGFGLYAGVVATGVAFVYRKYTTYPLPIGASVVVGTVFPAIWLNLVGLLRDVIVEPTPLLHYGTGAYLLGAFFVSAVASAGGRWIGDHLACEVFGITRLDAHGELARLVRSAGLVIAVELPETVADAEGYPPVDEESKRELAGRRMLFPRRLSVAELESRLVTRIERDFPVDHVSVSVTDEGEVTYLAVGRRPAGIGPSLPPETVAVAVRGDPPADANTGDPVEVWTAVDGAGEEAQLVATGTFRASVGDVTTLQVAAADADELDAGARYRLVTQPADPNDVNELVSVVRAADETVTSVTVADGGPLDGEFAGWLPADVLVVDRDGETTPFPDDRDPLRAGDTVYVLGTPGQLRDLAEYERDRDRERSAAAQTSVAADDEVAEASASDD from the coding sequence ATGATCGACGTGGTACTATTGCAGTCGCTGGCCGGGGACTGGACCAAGCGGTCGCTGGTGCACATCCTCGGATTCGGCCTGTACGCCGGCGTCGTCGCGACGGGTGTGGCCTTCGTCTATCGGAAGTACACGACCTATCCGCTGCCCATCGGCGCGAGCGTCGTCGTCGGCACCGTGTTCCCGGCGATCTGGCTGAACCTCGTGGGCCTCCTTCGCGACGTGATCGTCGAGCCCACGCCACTGTTGCACTACGGCACCGGCGCGTACCTGCTCGGAGCCTTCTTCGTCAGCGCCGTCGCGTCGGCCGGGGGCCGCTGGATCGGCGACCACCTCGCCTGCGAGGTGTTCGGAATCACCAGACTGGACGCCCACGGCGAACTCGCTCGACTGGTCCGGTCGGCCGGTCTCGTCATCGCCGTCGAGTTGCCCGAGACCGTCGCCGACGCCGAGGGGTACCCGCCGGTCGACGAGGAGAGCAAGCGGGAACTGGCGGGCCGGCGGATGCTGTTCCCGCGTCGGCTGTCGGTCGCGGAACTGGAGTCGCGGCTGGTCACCCGGATCGAGCGGGACTTCCCGGTCGACCACGTCTCTGTCTCGGTCACCGACGAGGGCGAGGTGACCTACCTCGCGGTCGGGCGTCGGCCGGCGGGCATCGGCCCGTCGCTCCCGCCCGAGACCGTCGCGGTCGCGGTGCGGGGGGACCCGCCGGCCGACGCCAACACGGGCGATCCCGTCGAGGTGTGGACGGCGGTGGACGGCGCTGGCGAGGAAGCCCAGCTGGTCGCCACGGGGACCTTCCGGGCGAGTGTCGGCGACGTGACCACCCTGCAGGTGGCCGCCGCCGACGCCGACGAACTGGACGCGGGCGCACGGTACCGACTGGTGACACAGCCCGCTGACCCGAACGACGTGAACGAACTCGTCTCGGTCGTCCGGGCGGCCGACGAGACGGTGACCTCGGTGACCGTCGCAGACGGCGGTCCGCTCGACGGCGAGTTCGCCGGCTGGCTCCCCGCCGACGTGCTGGTCGTCGACCGCGACGGCGAGACGACGCCGTTCCCAGACGACCGCGACCCGCTCCGGGCCGGCGACACCGTCTACGTCCTCGGGACCCCCGGCCAGCTCCGGGACCTCGCCGAATACGAGCGCGATCGTGATCGAGAGCGGTCGGCCGCGGCCCAGACATCGGTGGCTGCCGATGACGAGGTGGCCGAGGCATCGGCCAGTGACGACTGA
- a CDS encoding P-loop NTPase, which yields MIVAVTGGKGGVGKSTVSLNLGRELDAVVVDGDLATADLPRGTGPDLHDVLAGRTDPVDAVAEFGSVKVLPCGRTLEGARAARLDGIVETVGAVERQYGTVVIDCPAGLARDVGMQLHSADVSVVVTTPKKPALLNAYRTRELSLNVETPLASVALNMIRDSPSTNGDDGFSIGDYTLGAGDGRSDDGRDGDGTEAVADRIEAAFGAPTTVVPEQRAVAEAQADWVPVRDHAPDAAAVDSFERLARRIEICGSRAGTRVDA from the coding sequence ATGATCGTCGCCGTCACCGGCGGGAAAGGCGGCGTCGGCAAGTCGACGGTCTCGCTGAACCTCGGGCGGGAACTCGACGCCGTCGTCGTCGACGGGGACCTCGCGACCGCCGACCTCCCACGCGGGACGGGCCCCGACCTCCACGACGTGCTCGCGGGCCGGACCGACCCCGTCGACGCCGTCGCGGAGTTCGGGTCTGTGAAGGTCCTCCCCTGTGGCCGGACGCTGGAGGGCGCCCGCGCCGCTCGTCTCGACGGCATCGTCGAAACCGTCGGGGCCGTCGAACGCCAGTACGGGACGGTCGTGATCGACTGTCCGGCCGGACTGGCCCGCGACGTGGGGATGCAACTCCACAGCGCCGACGTGTCCGTGGTCGTGACGACGCCGAAGAAGCCGGCCCTGCTGAACGCCTACCGGACGCGGGAGCTGTCGCTCAACGTCGAGACGCCACTGGCCAGCGTCGCGCTCAATATGATCCGGGACTCCCCAAGCACGAATGGCGACGACGGGTTCTCCATCGGCGACTATACGCTCGGCGCGGGCGACGGGCGGAGCGACGACGGACGCGATGGGGACGGGACGGAAGCCGTCGCCGACCGGATCGAGGCGGCGTTCGGCGCGCCGACGACGGTCGTCCCCGAACAGCGTGCAGTCGCCGAGGCACAGGCCGATTGGGTGCCGGTTCGGGATCACGCCCCCGACGCCGCCGCGGTCGACAGCTTCGAGCGACTGGCTCGACGGATCGAGATCTGTGGGAGCCGGGCCGGAACGCGGGTCGACGCCTGA
- a CDS encoding HalOD1 output domain-containing protein: MFGSPHTHPDEPTSHERRTLTTQFDPASGRALSTDVVESVAAVLDAETTAITPLYEVVDPTALDSLFDSTPAEADRGPITVSFRYEACRVTVRSDGRIVVSAPDRDRR; this comes from the coding sequence ATGTTTGGATCTCCTCACACCCACCCTGACGAACCGACGAGTCACGAGCGCCGGACCCTCACGACGCAGTTCGATCCCGCGAGTGGACGGGCGCTCTCTACCGACGTGGTCGAATCGGTCGCCGCAGTGCTGGACGCCGAGACGACCGCCATTACCCCCCTCTACGAGGTGGTCGACCCGACCGCACTCGACAGCCTGTTCGACTCGACGCCGGCCGAGGCGGACCGGGGACCGATCACCGTCTCCTTTCGATACGAAGCGTGTCGGGTGACGGTCCGATCGGACGGCCGGATCGTCGTCTCGGCACCGGATCGCGATCGGCGGTGA
- a CDS encoding VWA domain-containing protein: protein MAVETTLAGLRMGLQRPLVLVALPVAAALLVVVFRRRERAVFTGRSRALFLASRLLLVTLLVVAAAGPYTLATTDSAGEPTVTMLVDRSDSMATTDAAAGDLAAAIEDEGVAVQTRTVGGESGSPVGDAVTSALSPNGSVLLVSDGRVTDGRSLDAAAGVAEQVNASIHAVELDANRTERVVSISGPAKTSTGVANQFRVTVDGTGLDDTETTLTVSVDGQQVREATVEGTGGVTFTYNFSSTGSHRVTARIEGGDVYDRNDVFRKTVRVVEPPKILYVARGEYPFGEFLGNVYDVDRRESIPSNLSQYYAVVVQNVAAGDLGNVSALQRAVIDGTGLVTVGGPNAFERGGYRESLVTDMLPVTIGEGGETSRVVVAVDISGSTSGSMSAQQALALDVLDQLGDDNRVGIVAFNSQTYRIAGLTGLGGSRSFLEDRIRRLESSGSTDVSAGIEGATQMLGSSGTIILLTDGRAQAGNAPGAAARASERGIEVIPVGVGEGIAVDYLRKVAEAGGGPFLRADESSKLRIEFGGETRQFQGSGLTVLDRSHFITSGVEFAAQPGRTHSVSAAQGADLLVAGSDGAPAITAWRYGLGRTVAITAYGESGGLDGLLSAPDSLGITKSVNWAIGDPERLATGITSVSDARVGSPVTVAYEGNNRPSADGYRFRQVDTDQYEATFVPAESGYRSLLSAEYAVNYPREYAAFGQSRAVRTAVERTGGEVFESDRAAAIADRVRQQATTVETVTREWTWLVLVVALVLYLLEVGTRRLVRIRQP, encoded by the coding sequence ATGGCGGTCGAGACGACGCTCGCGGGGCTCCGGATGGGTCTCCAGCGGCCGCTCGTGCTGGTCGCCCTCCCGGTCGCGGCGGCCCTGCTGGTCGTCGTCTTCCGCCGGCGCGAGCGGGCGGTGTTCACGGGGCGGTCGCGGGCGCTGTTTCTCGCCTCGCGGCTCCTGCTGGTGACCCTGCTGGTCGTCGCGGCCGCCGGTCCCTACACGCTGGCGACGACGGACTCGGCGGGGGAGCCGACGGTGACGATGCTCGTGGACCGCTCGGACAGCATGGCGACGACCGACGCCGCGGCGGGCGACCTCGCGGCCGCGATCGAGGACGAGGGCGTCGCGGTCCAGACCCGGACGGTAGGCGGCGAATCGGGCTCGCCGGTCGGCGACGCAGTGACGAGCGCGCTCTCCCCCAACGGGAGCGTCCTCCTGGTCTCGGACGGGCGGGTGACCGACGGCCGCTCGCTCGACGCGGCCGCCGGCGTCGCCGAGCAGGTGAACGCCTCGATCCACGCCGTCGAACTCGACGCGAACCGGACCGAGCGCGTGGTTAGCATCAGCGGGCCGGCCAAGACCAGTACGGGCGTGGCCAACCAGTTCCGCGTGACCGTCGACGGCACCGGTCTCGACGACACCGAGACCACGCTGACCGTCAGCGTCGACGGCCAGCAGGTGCGCGAGGCGACCGTCGAGGGAACGGGGGGCGTCACGTTCACCTACAACTTCAGTTCGACCGGGAGTCACCGTGTGACCGCCCGGATCGAGGGAGGTGACGTGTACGACCGCAACGACGTGTTCCGCAAAACGGTGCGAGTGGTCGAACCCCCGAAGATCCTCTACGTCGCCCGCGGGGAGTACCCCTTCGGCGAGTTCCTGGGGAACGTCTACGACGTGGACCGGCGGGAGTCGATCCCGTCGAACCTCTCTCAGTACTACGCCGTCGTGGTCCAGAACGTGGCCGCCGGCGACCTCGGCAACGTGAGCGCGCTCCAGCGAGCAGTCATCGACGGCACGGGCCTGGTCACTGTCGGCGGACCGAACGCCTTCGAGCGGGGTGGCTACCGCGAGTCACTCGTGACCGACATGCTCCCGGTCACCATCGGGGAGGGCGGCGAGACCTCGCGGGTGGTCGTCGCGGTCGACATCTCCGGCAGCACGAGCGGGTCGATGTCGGCCCAGCAGGCGCTCGCGCTGGACGTGCTCGATCAACTGGGCGACGACAACCGCGTCGGGATCGTGGCGTTCAACAGCCAGACCTACCGCATCGCCGGGCTCACCGGGCTGGGGGGTTCCCGGTCCTTCCTCGAGGATCGGATCCGCCGGCTGGAGAGCTCGGGGAGTACGGACGTGAGCGCCGGGATCGAGGGGGCGACACAGATGCTGGGGTCGAGCGGGACGATCATCCTGCTGACCGACGGGCGCGCACAGGCCGGGAACGCACCGGGCGCGGCGGCCCGAGCTAGCGAGCGCGGCATCGAGGTGATCCCCGTCGGCGTCGGCGAGGGAATCGCCGTCGACTACCTCCGCAAGGTAGCCGAGGCCGGCGGCGGCCCCTTCCTGCGGGCCGACGAGTCCAGCAAACTCCGGATCGAGTTCGGCGGCGAGACGCGCCAGTTCCAGGGCAGCGGTCTCACGGTGCTCGACCGGTCGCACTTCATCACGAGCGGCGTCGAGTTCGCCGCCCAGCCGGGCCGGACCCACTCGGTCTCGGCGGCACAGGGGGCGGACCTGCTGGTCGCCGGATCGGACGGCGCGCCCGCGATCACGGCCTGGCGATACGGGCTGGGGCGTACCGTCGCGATCACAGCCTACGGCGAGAGCGGGGGGCTGGACGGCCTGCTCTCGGCCCCGGACTCGCTGGGGATCACCAAGTCCGTCAACTGGGCCATCGGCGACCCCGAACGGCTGGCGACCGGCATCACGTCCGTCTCGGACGCCCGCGTCGGCAGTCCCGTTACAGTTGCCTACGAGGGCAATAACCGTCCATCGGCCGACGGCTACCGGTTCAGGCAGGTAGATACCGACCAGTACGAGGCCACGTTCGTGCCGGCGGAATCCGGATACCGGTCGCTCCTGTCGGCCGAGTACGCCGTGAACTACCCGCGGGAGTACGCGGCCTTCGGTCAGTCGCGGGCCGTCCGGACCGCCGTCGAGCGCACCGGCGGCGAGGTGTTCGAGTCGGATCGGGCCGCGGCCATCGCCGACCGGGTCCGTCAGCAGGCTACCACTGTGGAAACAGTCACCAGGGAGTGGACGTGGCTCGTCCTCGTCGTCGCCCTCGTGCTGTACCTCCTCGAGGTCGGCACGCGGCGACTCGTTCGCATCAGACAACCATGA